In one Brassica oleracea var. oleracea cultivar TO1000 chromosome C9, BOL, whole genome shotgun sequence genomic region, the following are encoded:
- the LOC106315007 gene encoding uncharacterized mitochondrial protein AtMg00810-like, translating into MLPPPGLEGMVKPGNVLRPKKAIYGLKQSPRAWYNKVSTTLNGRGFRKSELDHTLFTLNTPSGIIVLLVYVDDIIITGSDKEGIRATKEFLKSVFDIKDLGEMKYFLGIELCRSKEGLFISQRKYALDLLKDAGAYGGKTAKMPMEDGCKVPREGKIEDSKLFYDPKLYRKLVGKLIYLTITRPDICFVVNQVSQYMQAP; encoded by the coding sequence ATGCTACCACCTCCGGGTCTTGAAGGAATGGTGAAGCCAGGAAATGTTCTTAGACCGAAGAAAGCCATCTATGGATTGAAACAATCACCTAGAGCATGGTACAATAAGGTAAGCACAACACTGAATGGTAGAGGCTTCAGGAAGTCCGAGCTTGATCACACCCTCTTTACCCTCAATACTCCTTCAGGAATCATTGTTTTGCTTGTGTATGTGGATGACATCATCATAACGGGCAGTGATAAGGAAGGAATCCGAGCCACCAAGGAGTTTCTGAAATCAGTATTTGATATAAAGGATTTGGGAGAGATGAAGTACTTTCTTGGGATTGAGCTGTGCAGATCCAAGGAAGGGTTATTCATCTCTCAAAGGAAGTATGCATTGGATCTCTTGAAGGATGCTGGTGCTTATGGAGGAAAAACAGCCAAGATGCCCATGGAAGATGGGTGCAAGGTTCCACGTGAGGGGAAGATTGAAGACAGCAAGCTGTTCTATGATCCAAAGCTGTATAGGAAGCTTGTAGGGAAGCTAATATACTTGACTATCACTAGGCCAGACATATGCTTTGTTGTTAACCAAGTAAGCCAGTATATGCAAGCTCCATGA